From Micromonospora nigra, one genomic window encodes:
- a CDS encoding zf-HC2 domain-containing protein, which produces MTAHISTDLLGRYVAGDAGIPPDVLWAMEAHLEECAHCRGRLAEVGDVDTAALLARVWTDLNAAVAATAPAPARRRWLPSRSTRWVTPVVVPWLATTVLVVLVALGFDLAAATSGGTLPSLVVLLAPVAPFLGVATAWTQRVDPAHEMVAATARAGLGLVLRRTFVVLVVVIPVLAVAGWLVDTSPARWLLPCLAFTMCALALGEVVGLPRATAGLAVLWAAVVIGPSIVTARMSVLLTEAALPGWAALTAVVTVVLVARRNSAAELR; this is translated from the coding sequence ATGACCGCACACATCTCGACCGACCTGCTGGGCCGGTACGTCGCCGGGGACGCCGGCATCCCGCCGGACGTGTTGTGGGCGATGGAGGCACATCTGGAGGAGTGCGCGCACTGCCGGGGCAGGCTGGCCGAGGTCGGCGACGTCGACACGGCGGCGCTGCTGGCCCGGGTCTGGACGGATCTGAACGCCGCGGTCGCCGCCACCGCGCCGGCCCCCGCCCGACGTCGGTGGCTGCCGTCCCGGTCCACCCGGTGGGTGACGCCGGTGGTCGTTCCCTGGCTCGCGACGACGGTGCTCGTGGTCCTGGTCGCGCTCGGCTTCGACCTGGCGGCCGCGACCAGCGGCGGGACGCTGCCTTCGCTGGTCGTCCTCCTCGCTCCGGTGGCGCCGTTCCTCGGAGTCGCCACCGCCTGGACGCAGCGGGTCGATCCGGCCCACGAGATGGTCGCCGCGACAGCGCGGGCGGGCCTCGGTCTGGTGTTGCGGCGAACCTTCGTCGTCCTCGTCGTGGTCATTCCGGTGCTCGCCGTGGCCGGCTGGCTGGTGGACACCTCCCCCGCCCGCTGGCTACTGCCGTGCCTGGCCTTCACGATGTGCGCGCTGGCGCTGGGTGAGGTGGTCGGCCTGCCCCGGGCCACGGCAGGGCTGGCGGTGCTGTGGGCGGCGGTGGTCATCGGGCCGAGCATCGTCACCGCCCGGATGTCGGTGCTGCTGACCGAAGCCGCCCTGCCGGGCTGGGCCGCGCTGACAGCGGTCGTCACCGTCGTACTGGTGGCCCGTCGCAACAGCGCCGCCGAACTTCGATGA
- a CDS encoding MerR family transcriptional regulator: MGDGALMQIGEVAERTGLSLRTIRYYEEVGLVVPSARSQGGFRLYTDADVDRLQVVKRMKPLEFTLEQMRDLLAIVDRLSTDVRQGRAEREELLDTLAGYREAVHERCAALRAQLATAEEFAATLTSHIDALRESAAPRAATGN, translated from the coding sequence ATGGGTGACGGCGCACTGATGCAGATCGGCGAGGTGGCCGAGCGGACGGGGCTGAGCCTGCGGACGATCCGTTACTACGAGGAGGTGGGCCTGGTGGTCCCCTCCGCCCGCAGCCAGGGCGGCTTCCGCCTCTACACCGACGCCGACGTGGACCGGCTCCAGGTGGTCAAGCGGATGAAGCCGCTGGAGTTCACCCTGGAGCAGATGCGCGATCTGCTGGCGATCGTCGACCGGCTGTCCACCGATGTCCGACAGGGCAGGGCCGAGCGGGAAGAACTGCTCGACACCCTCGCCGGCTACCGCGAAGCCGTCCACGAGCGCTGCGCGGCGCTGCGGGCGCAGCTCGCCACCGCGGAGGAGTTCGCCGCCACCCTCACCAGCCACATCGACGCGCTTCGGGAGTCCGCCGCCCCCCGCGCCGCGACCGGCAACTGA
- a CDS encoding peptide chain release factor 3: protein MATTSLVAAEAARRRTFAVISHPDAGKSTITEALALHAQVIGEAGAVHGKTGRKGVVSDWMAMEQQRGISITSAVLQFAYRDLVVNLLDTPGHADFSEDTYRVLTAVDCAVMLLDAARGLEPQTLKLFEVCRARRTPVITFINKWDRPGREPLALLDEIEERTNLRPTPITWPVGIAGHFHGVVDRRTGEMTAFHRTPGGATAAIEEHLAPAEAAHRHGEDWHRATEELDLLTLTGAGHDQDAFAAATTTPVLFGAAVANFGVRQLLDVLATHAPTPQPRPDTSGTPRSVDAPFAGFVFKIQANMNKAHRDQVAFVRICSGRFTRGMTVTHATTGRPFATKYAQQMFGADRETIDEAYPGDVIGLVNATALSIGDTLHDGPPVTFPPLPSFVPEHFAVLRAADTSTFKRFRRGVEQLDAEGVVQVLRSDRRGDQAPVLAAVGPMQFEVAVARLDAEFNVTTHLEHLPYQVARRTDPASEERLRGQPDAEVLTRVRDGVLLALFTSGWRMGSIADRQPGLTLDPLLPAG from the coding sequence GTGGCAACGACGTCCCTCGTCGCCGCCGAAGCGGCCCGACGGCGGACGTTCGCGGTGATCTCCCATCCCGACGCCGGGAAGTCCACCATCACCGAGGCACTCGCCCTGCACGCCCAGGTGATCGGCGAGGCCGGTGCCGTACACGGCAAGACCGGCCGCAAGGGCGTGGTCTCCGACTGGATGGCCATGGAACAACAACGTGGCATCTCCATCACCTCCGCCGTACTGCAGTTCGCCTACCGCGACCTCGTCGTCAACCTGCTCGACACCCCCGGTCACGCCGACTTCTCCGAGGACACCTACCGGGTCCTCACCGCCGTGGACTGCGCCGTGATGCTCCTCGACGCCGCCAGGGGACTCGAACCGCAGACCCTGAAACTGTTCGAGGTCTGCCGCGCCCGCCGCACCCCCGTCATCACCTTCATCAACAAGTGGGACCGCCCCGGCCGTGAACCCCTCGCCCTGCTCGACGAGATCGAAGAGCGGACCAACCTCCGCCCCACCCCGATCACCTGGCCCGTCGGCATCGCCGGACACTTCCACGGCGTCGTCGACCGTCGCACCGGCGAGATGACCGCCTTTCACCGCACCCCCGGCGGTGCCACCGCCGCCATCGAGGAACACCTCGCCCCCGCCGAGGCGGCCCACCGACACGGCGAGGACTGGCACCGCGCCACCGAGGAACTCGACCTGCTCACCCTCACCGGCGCCGGCCACGACCAGGACGCCTTCGCCGCCGCCACCACCACGCCCGTGCTCTTCGGCGCCGCCGTCGCCAACTTCGGTGTCCGGCAGCTGCTCGACGTCCTCGCCACCCACGCCCCCACCCCTCAACCCCGGCCCGACACCAGCGGCACACCGCGATCCGTCGACGCGCCCTTCGCCGGCTTCGTCTTCAAGATCCAGGCCAACATGAACAAGGCCCACCGCGACCAGGTCGCCTTCGTACGGATCTGTTCCGGCCGGTTCACCCGCGGCATGACCGTCACCCACGCCACCACCGGCCGGCCCTTCGCCACCAAGTACGCGCAGCAGATGTTCGGCGCCGACCGGGAAACCATCGACGAGGCGTACCCCGGCGACGTGATCGGCCTCGTCAACGCCACCGCGCTGAGCATCGGCGACACCCTGCACGACGGTCCCCCGGTGACCTTCCCTCCGCTGCCCTCGTTCGTCCCCGAACACTTCGCGGTCCTGCGAGCCGCCGACACCTCCACCTTCAAACGCTTCCGCCGCGGCGTCGAGCAGCTCGACGCCGAAGGAGTCGTCCAGGTTCTCCGCTCCGACCGCCGGGGCGACCAGGCCCCGGTCCTCGCGGCTGTCGGTCCGATGCAGTTCGAGGTCGCCGTCGCCCGCCTCGACGCCGAGTTCAACGTCACCACCCACCTCGAACACCTGCCCTACCAGGTGGCCCGCCGCACCGACCCGGCCAGCGAGGAACGCCTACGCGGCCAGCCCGACGCCGAAGTCCTCACCCGGGTGCGTGACGGCGTCCTGCTCGCACTGTTCACCAGCGGGTGGCGCATGGGCTCCATCGCCGACCGGCAACCCGGGCTCACCCTCGACCCGCTCCTGCCGGCAGGTTGA
- a CDS encoding MerR family transcriptional regulator: MLSISEFSQMCHLSPQALRFYHAEGLLVPAETDERTGYRSYAFDQVEQAMLIALLRDTGMSVKLVRQALDEPDRAVALLDRHSDEVHRQRGAQDEAIRAARSVFEAQPEPRLRHVPAMTVVAMLVHGTPLGRDAQEWDRAEATVAAATAELVARVQEVGVRCLGRPRRALAFETQTPDRRVLDGEGAAWMVEVPVAATTAALAALPADLLVHAQAARDELAIFMPGRNTMAKYGTVILRLLHAHPLDDGRFVDIARLRQEIHDDGVLSSAPVEQQPE, translated from the coding sequence ATGTTGTCGATCAGTGAGTTCAGCCAGATGTGCCACCTGTCGCCTCAGGCCCTGCGCTTCTACCACGCCGAGGGCCTGCTCGTGCCGGCGGAGACCGACGAGCGGACCGGCTACCGCTCGTACGCGTTCGACCAGGTGGAACAGGCCATGCTGATCGCGCTTCTGCGGGACACCGGGATGAGCGTCAAGCTCGTCCGGCAGGCCCTCGACGAACCGGACCGGGCGGTTGCCCTGCTCGACCGGCACAGCGACGAGGTCCATCGGCAGCGCGGGGCCCAGGACGAGGCGATCCGGGCCGCCCGCAGTGTCTTCGAAGCGCAGCCGGAACCCCGGTTGCGGCACGTGCCGGCGATGACGGTGGTGGCCATGTTGGTGCACGGCACACCGCTCGGACGTGACGCGCAGGAGTGGGACAGGGCCGAGGCCACCGTCGCGGCGGCCACCGCCGAACTGGTCGCCAGGGTGCAGGAGGTCGGCGTCAGGTGCCTGGGCAGGCCGCGGCGAGCCTTGGCGTTCGAGACCCAGACACCGGACCGACGCGTTCTCGACGGTGAGGGTGCGGCCTGGATGGTCGAGGTTCCGGTGGCCGCGACCACGGCTGCGCTGGCGGCGCTGCCCGCCGACCTCCTCGTGCACGCGCAGGCCGCTCGCGACGAACTGGCGATCTTCATGCCGGGCCGCAACACGATGGCCAAGTACGGCACCGTGATCCTGCGGCTGCTCCACGCCCACCCGCTCGACGACGGAAGGTTCGTCGACATCGCACGTCTGCGCCAGGAGATCCATGACGACGGGGTGCTGAGCAGCGCCCCCGTCGAACAGCAGCCGGAGTGA
- a CDS encoding ABC transporter ATP-binding protein: protein MRNAISAAHTAPTTYAWAIRAVDLRVRAGRRLVVDGLDLSLGVGVHGLLGPNGAGKTTLMRVLATVLRPAGGDLELLGHATGGRLDLRTLRRSIGYLPQEFGFYGRFTVREFIEYMAWLKEMPARDVPDAVQRALERTRLADRGNTRMKTLSGGMLRRAGIAQAIVNDPEILLLDEPTVGLDPEQRTDFRSLLRELGTHTCVLVSTHLVEDVVAACTGVVLMDTGRVVFHGVPADLVELGQDGVVGDSAAERGYSELLRRHRDTEGAA from the coding sequence ATGAGGAACGCGATCAGCGCCGCGCACACGGCGCCGACAACGTACGCCTGGGCGATCCGGGCGGTGGACCTGCGGGTCCGGGCCGGTCGGCGACTCGTCGTCGACGGTCTCGACCTGTCGTTGGGCGTCGGTGTGCACGGGCTGCTCGGGCCCAACGGCGCCGGCAAGACGACGTTGATGCGGGTGCTGGCGACCGTGCTGCGCCCGGCCGGCGGTGACCTCGAACTGCTGGGTCACGCGACCGGCGGACGCCTCGACCTGCGGACGTTGCGGCGCTCGATCGGATACCTGCCGCAGGAGTTCGGTTTCTACGGCCGGTTCACGGTGCGGGAGTTCATCGAGTACATGGCCTGGTTGAAGGAGATGCCCGCGCGCGACGTACCGGACGCGGTCCAGCGTGCGCTGGAACGGACGCGGCTCGCCGATCGCGGCAACACACGGATGAAGACGCTGTCCGGAGGCATGCTCCGGCGGGCGGGGATCGCGCAGGCCATCGTCAACGACCCCGAGATCCTGCTGTTGGACGAGCCGACGGTGGGCCTCGACCCCGAGCAGCGGACGGACTTCAGGTCGTTGCTGCGGGAACTGGGCACCCACACCTGCGTACTGGTGTCGACACATCTGGTGGAGGACGTGGTGGCGGCGTGCACGGGCGTGGTGCTGATGGACACCGGACGGGTGGTGTTCCACGGGGTGCCCGCCGACCTGGTGGAGCTGGGTCAGGACGGGGTGGTGGGCGACAGCGCGGCCGAACGCGGGTACTCCGAACTGCTGCGCCGGCACCGGGACACGGAGGGCGCGGCATGA
- a CDS encoding FUSC family protein: MTKPSGGGARVGGGTTGLRARAAEGLRERLQRLRALAVVVLQTSVAAAVSWTIASRLVGNPEPVFAPISAVITLGISTGQRYRRAVELVLGVALGVAVGDALIWFIGTGGWQIGVAVALAMVAAVAAGGSAAVVAQSAASAVLIATLTPPTEGIYFSRVVDALIGGVVALVVMAVLLPVDPLTVVSRAAKPALGVLIDGLRGAARGLREQDVAFADDALTLLSEGEGKLSEFHRILPEGQEAATMAPLRWHARGALRRYLESAEYLERSIRNARVLARRTVTLLRDGEPAPPPLGEAVAALADAADVIRHDLGRGHAPSGATDLLRRAVRAASAAHQQGLGFSGNVVVAQVRAIATDLLGTTGLTHDEADRDVRRAGGVL, translated from the coding sequence GTGACGAAGCCCAGCGGCGGGGGAGCGCGGGTGGGCGGCGGCACGACCGGGCTGCGGGCTCGCGCAGCCGAAGGTCTGCGGGAGCGGTTGCAGCGGCTGCGCGCTCTGGCGGTCGTCGTGCTGCAGACCTCGGTCGCCGCCGCCGTGTCATGGACGATCGCCAGCCGCCTCGTCGGTAATCCGGAGCCCGTGTTCGCCCCGATCTCCGCGGTGATCACCCTGGGAATCTCCACGGGGCAGCGGTACCGTCGCGCGGTCGAGTTGGTCCTCGGGGTGGCGCTGGGCGTCGCCGTCGGCGACGCGCTCATCTGGTTCATCGGCACCGGCGGCTGGCAGATCGGCGTGGCGGTGGCGCTGGCGATGGTCGCCGCCGTGGCTGCCGGCGGTAGCGCCGCCGTGGTTGCTCAGTCGGCCGCTTCGGCGGTGCTGATCGCCACTCTCACCCCACCCACCGAGGGCATCTACTTCTCCCGCGTCGTCGACGCCCTGATCGGTGGCGTGGTCGCCCTGGTCGTGATGGCGGTGCTGCTGCCGGTCGACCCGCTGACCGTGGTGTCCCGGGCCGCCAAGCCCGCCCTCGGCGTCCTGATCGACGGCCTGCGCGGCGCCGCCCGTGGTCTGCGCGAGCAGGACGTGGCGTTCGCTGACGACGCACTGACGCTGCTGAGCGAAGGCGAGGGCAAGCTGAGCGAGTTCCACCGGATCCTGCCCGAGGGGCAGGAGGCGGCGACGATGGCACCGCTGCGCTGGCACGCCCGCGGCGCCCTGCGCCGCTATCTCGAATCGGCCGAGTACCTCGAACGCTCGATCCGCAACGCCCGGGTGCTCGCCCGCCGGACGGTGACGCTGCTGCGCGACGGCGAACCCGCCCCGCCGCCACTCGGCGAGGCGGTGGCCGCACTGGCCGACGCCGCCGACGTCATCCGTCACGATCTCGGCCGGGGGCACGCGCCTTCGGGGGCCACCGACCTGCTGCGTCGCGCCGTACGCGCGGCGAGCGCCGCCCACCAGCAGGGTCTGGGCTTCTCCGGTAACGTCGTGGTGGCGCAGGTCCGGGCGATCGCCACCGACCTGCTCGGCACCACCGGGCTGACCCACGATGAGGCGGACCGCGACGTGCGCCGCGCTGGTGGTGTCCTCTAG
- a CDS encoding tetratricopeptide repeat protein has product MALTAYEQGLLAVRRGEYGVGRERLESAGDDSQALFLLGWLAGEGLGEPVDAAKKVSLFERAAERGSPEAAFNLAAICANEQRYPAAVDCYRRAAELGRPEAYRMAGVMYATGQGVAVDDVEAERLLLAALAGGDHQASFELGILFAHHRRDPVVAAQWFLRAAKEGSAPAVRELVLLVPRLRELAAADTRARTILGVVLAIHLGERNAGAESLEVSAAGGDPEAQRALAFLLDDDAGRPEDRERAVALFRAAAEAGDGYGAYNLGVTTSDPHEAVRWLRRAAQGGVSEAYPQLANRLSELDLDDEALHWYVRGAEDGHAGCMFAAACWYRDGFGGPVDLVQALRWYLRLLDADNGDGIHEAHKIVPMMTDDQIHEAGRLSGRLLEADVFVVSRRTA; this is encoded by the coding sequence GTGGCGTTGACGGCGTACGAGCAGGGTCTGCTGGCGGTACGGCGGGGGGAGTACGGCGTCGGCCGGGAACGGCTGGAGTCGGCCGGCGACGACTCGCAGGCGCTGTTCCTACTCGGCTGGCTCGCTGGCGAAGGGCTCGGAGAGCCGGTGGACGCGGCGAAGAAGGTGTCGCTGTTCGAGCGCGCCGCTGAACGGGGCAGCCCCGAGGCGGCGTTCAACCTCGCCGCGATCTGTGCCAACGAGCAGCGCTACCCGGCCGCTGTGGACTGCTACCGGCGCGCAGCGGAACTCGGCCGGCCGGAGGCGTACCGGATGGCCGGTGTCATGTACGCGACCGGACAGGGCGTCGCCGTCGACGACGTCGAGGCCGAGCGTCTCCTCCTGGCCGCGTTGGCAGGTGGCGACCACCAGGCCTCGTTCGAGCTGGGCATCCTCTTCGCCCACCACCGGCGGGACCCGGTGGTGGCGGCGCAGTGGTTCCTGCGTGCCGCGAAGGAGGGCAGCGCGCCGGCGGTGCGGGAACTCGTGCTGCTCGTGCCGCGGCTTCGCGAGCTGGCAGCCGCCGACACCCGCGCACGAACGATACTCGGCGTCGTCCTCGCCATCCATCTCGGCGAGCGGAACGCCGGCGCCGAGTCGCTGGAGGTCTCCGCGGCCGGAGGCGACCCCGAGGCGCAACGGGCGCTGGCCTTCCTGCTCGATGACGACGCAGGCCGGCCGGAGGACAGGGAACGGGCCGTGGCGCTGTTCCGGGCGGCGGCCGAGGCCGGTGACGGCTACGGCGCCTACAACCTCGGCGTCACCACCAGCGATCCACACGAGGCGGTGCGGTGGTTGCGGCGGGCCGCGCAGGGCGGAGTCTCCGAGGCGTACCCGCAGCTGGCGAATCGCCTCAGCGAACTCGACCTCGATGACGAGGCGCTGCACTGGTACGTCCGTGGCGCCGAGGACGGGCACGCGGGGTGCATGTTCGCCGCGGCCTGCTGGTACCGGGACGGGTTCGGTGGTCCGGTCGACCTGGTTCAGGCGCTGCGTTGGTACCTCCGCCTGCTCGACGCCGACAACGGCGACGGGATCCACGAGGCGCACAAGATCGTGCCCATGATGACCGACGACCAGATCCACGAGGCCGGGCGCCTTTCCGGTCGGCTCCTGGAGGCCGACGTCTTCGTGGTCAGCCGGCGTACGGCGTGA